Proteins from one Catenuloplanes atrovinosus genomic window:
- a CDS encoding NYN domain-containing protein, giving the protein MSVPAPPDDRSPGEAAPYPAIIRVPESAESHDPGESAEPMLPEQVRQRVIALTATLLPGLPFDEIPDTLRKVARFAPNRRARLGGTAIATQLAADPLFRQRIGRRATSEAGDLGTAIAEGTPVGAADPVDVAALAYLVRPAGWFDLVAAAGDAVRAEADSAAVSEAVRAAEQRATRAEHDRAVARVEADKLRDELARVREELNQLREEHRATARTLRETQARERKAAEMLATEKGRAKSAADRQDQELRKLRSKLADAEAAASGARAAVRDSRTADDARLWLLLETIGQAANGLRRELALGPADRLPADLVADATADRPDAPDRVQARATDNDDPARLDQLLALPKAHLIVDGYNVTKRGWSEMSLEHQRKRLITGLGGIAAQTGDEVTVVFDGAERQHGLPPAPRGVRVLFSRKGETADEVIRRLVRAEPSGRPVIVVSSDREVADGVRRHGAYPLAADSLLRRLSRA; this is encoded by the coding sequence ATGTCCGTACCGGCGCCGCCCGACGACCGCTCCCCCGGGGAAGCGGCGCCGTACCCTGCGATCATCCGGGTCCCCGAGTCCGCCGAGTCGCACGACCCGGGTGAGTCCGCCGAGCCGATGCTGCCCGAGCAGGTCCGCCAGCGGGTGATCGCGCTCACCGCCACGCTCCTGCCCGGCCTGCCGTTCGACGAGATCCCGGACACGTTGCGCAAGGTCGCCCGCTTCGCGCCGAACCGGCGGGCGCGCCTCGGCGGCACCGCCATCGCCACCCAGCTCGCCGCGGACCCGCTGTTCCGGCAGCGGATCGGCCGCCGGGCCACCAGCGAGGCCGGCGACCTCGGCACCGCCATCGCCGAGGGCACGCCGGTCGGCGCGGCCGACCCGGTCGACGTCGCCGCCCTGGCATACCTGGTACGCCCGGCCGGCTGGTTCGACCTGGTCGCGGCCGCGGGCGACGCGGTCCGCGCGGAGGCGGACAGCGCCGCGGTCAGCGAGGCCGTGCGCGCCGCCGAGCAGCGGGCCACGCGCGCCGAGCACGACCGCGCGGTCGCCCGCGTCGAGGCCGACAAGCTCCGCGACGAGCTGGCCCGCGTCCGCGAGGAGCTGAACCAGCTGCGCGAGGAGCACCGCGCCACGGCCCGCACGCTGCGCGAGACCCAGGCGCGCGAGCGCAAGGCCGCGGAGATGCTCGCCACCGAGAAGGGCCGGGCCAAGAGCGCGGCCGACCGGCAAGACCAGGAGCTGCGCAAACTCCGCTCCAAGCTGGCCGACGCGGAGGCCGCGGCCAGCGGCGCCCGGGCCGCGGTCCGCGACTCGCGCACCGCGGACGACGCCCGGCTCTGGCTGCTGCTGGAGACGATCGGCCAGGCCGCCAACGGGCTGCGCCGCGAGCTGGCGCTCGGACCGGCCGACCGGCTCCCCGCCGACCTGGTCGCGGACGCCACCGCGGACCGTCCGGACGCGCCGGACCGGGTGCAGGCCCGCGCCACCGACAACGACGACCCGGCCCGCCTCGACCAGCTGCTCGCGCTGCCGAAGGCGCACCTGATCGTGGACGGCTACAACGTCACCAAGCGCGGCTGGTCCGAGATGTCGCTCGAGCACCAGCGCAAACGCCTGATCACCGGGCTGGGCGGGATCGCGGCGCAGACCGGCGACGAGGTCACGGTGGTCTTCGACGGCGCGGAGCGGCAGCACGGGCTGCCGCCGGCACCGCGCGGTGTGCGCGTGCTGTTCTCCCGCAAGGGCGAGACGGCGGACGAGGTGATCCGCCGGCTGGTGCGCGCGGAGCCGTCGGGACGCCCCGTGATCGTCGTGTCCTCCGACCGGGAGGTCGCGGACGGCGTGCGCCGGCACGGTGCGTACCCGCTGGCTGCGGATTCGCTGCTGAGACGCCTCTCCCGCGCATAG
- a CDS encoding CU044_2847 family protein, with translation MGDGVAVAVPVRFGGVAVLAEAMPVSRPAGSEETSVASQVIAAYVRAEQTVLGVAGTVVRLGRAVASPSQVQVQFGVSVAVEGSVLVMKGTAGATLAITLTYDVPAA, from the coding sequence ATGGGTGATGGGGTGGCGGTCGCGGTTCCGGTGCGCTTCGGTGGGGTCGCGGTGCTGGCTGAGGCTATGCCGGTGTCGCGGCCGGCGGGGTCGGAGGAGACTTCGGTTGCGTCGCAGGTGATCGCCGCGTACGTGCGGGCCGAACAGACGGTGCTGGGTGTGGCGGGGACGGTCGTGCGGTTGGGGCGTGCGGTGGCGTCGCCGTCACAGGTGCAGGTGCAGTTCGGGGTGAGTGTGGCCGTGGAGGGCAGTGTGCTGGTCATGAAGGGCACGGCGGGTGCCACGCTGGCGATCACGCTGACTTATGACGTCCCCGCCGCCTGA
- a CDS encoding DEDD exonuclease domain-containing protein has protein sequence MAQTENFVQGLLLDDDPGSVPLSGVTFVVVDLETTGGAPAKPDGSNGCGITEIGAVKVRGGEELGVLGTLVNPGEAIPPFITVLTGITEAMLAPAPPIEEVLPAFLEFIRGAVLVAHNAPYDVGFLKAACARHGYDWPNPKVLDTAALARRALTRDEVPNRKLGTLAAFFRTPTQPTHRALDDARATVDVLHGLFDRLGSHNVSTLGEAIEFAKAVTPTQRRKKHLAEGLPKVPGVYVFRAADDRPLYVGTSVDIATRVRSYFTAAEKRARMSEMLNAAVRVEAIECAHGLEAEVRELRLIAAHSPPYNRRSKFPDRVVWLKLTTEPYPRLSMVRALADDGGTYLGPFSSKRAAELAAAGVYDAIPIRQCGHKLSVRIPMPACALAELGKCPAPCEHRITVDDYDALAAAPFRTAVTGDPGPLITALMARIDTLSTAQRYEEAAVLRGRMAAVLRALIRMQRLTGITALAELVAARPHPGGGWDLAIVRHGRLAAAGVSPPRVHPRPTIETLRLTAETVLPGPGPTPAATAEETERILAWVERPETRLVEMTDGWASPVQGAARFGELLARAEGAYSANNSAVRS, from the coding sequence GTGGCACAAACCGAAAACTTCGTCCAGGGCCTGCTGCTCGACGACGACCCCGGGTCGGTGCCGCTGTCCGGGGTGACGTTCGTGGTGGTGGACCTGGAGACGACCGGCGGCGCCCCGGCCAAACCGGACGGCAGCAACGGTTGCGGGATCACCGAGATCGGCGCGGTCAAGGTGCGCGGCGGCGAGGAGCTGGGCGTGCTGGGCACGCTGGTCAACCCGGGCGAGGCGATCCCGCCGTTCATCACGGTGCTGACCGGCATCACCGAGGCGATGCTGGCGCCGGCGCCGCCGATCGAGGAGGTGCTGCCCGCGTTCCTGGAGTTCATCCGCGGCGCCGTGCTGGTCGCGCACAACGCGCCGTACGACGTGGGTTTCCTGAAGGCGGCCTGCGCCCGGCACGGCTACGACTGGCCGAATCCGAAGGTGCTGGACACCGCGGCGCTGGCCCGGCGCGCGCTGACCCGCGACGAGGTGCCGAACCGGAAGCTCGGCACGCTGGCCGCGTTCTTCCGCACGCCGACCCAGCCGACACACCGCGCGCTGGACGACGCACGGGCCACGGTGGACGTGCTGCACGGCCTGTTCGACCGGCTGGGCAGCCACAACGTGTCCACACTCGGCGAGGCGATCGAGTTCGCGAAGGCGGTGACGCCCACCCAGCGCCGTAAGAAGCACCTGGCCGAAGGGCTGCCCAAGGTGCCGGGGGTGTACGTGTTCCGCGCCGCCGACGACCGTCCGCTCTACGTCGGCACCTCGGTGGACATCGCCACGCGGGTGCGCAGCTACTTCACGGCCGCGGAGAAGCGCGCGCGGATGTCCGAGATGCTCAACGCGGCGGTCCGGGTGGAGGCGATCGAGTGCGCGCACGGGCTGGAGGCGGAGGTGCGCGAGCTGCGGCTGATCGCGGCGCACTCCCCGCCGTACAACCGCAGGTCGAAGTTCCCCGATCGGGTGGTCTGGCTGAAGCTGACCACGGAGCCGTACCCGCGGCTGTCCATGGTCCGGGCGCTGGCCGACGACGGCGGGACGTACCTCGGGCCGTTCTCGTCGAAACGGGCGGCGGAGCTGGCCGCGGCCGGCGTCTACGACGCGATCCCGATCCGGCAGTGCGGGCACAAGCTCTCGGTGCGCATCCCGATGCCCGCGTGCGCGCTGGCCGAGCTGGGCAAGTGCCCGGCGCCGTGCGAGCACCGGATCACCGTGGACGATTACGACGCGCTCGCCGCCGCGCCGTTCCGGACCGCGGTCACCGGCGATCCCGGACCGCTGATCACCGCGCTGATGGCCAGGATCGACACCCTTTCCACAGCCCAGCGGTACGAGGAGGCCGCCGTGCTCCGGGGCCGGATGGCCGCGGTGCTGCGCGCGCTGATCCGCATGCAGCGGCTGACCGGAATCACCGCGCTGGCCGAGCTGGTCGCGGCGCGCCCGCACCCGGGCGGCGGCTGGGACCTGGCGATCGTCCGGCACGGACGGCTGGCCGCGGCCGGCGTGTCGCCGCCGCGGGTGCACCCGCGCCCGACCATCGAGACGCTGCGGCTGACCGCGGAGACCGTGCTGCCCGGCCCGGGGCCGACCCCGGCCGCGACCGCGGAGGAGACGGAGCGCATCCTGGCCTGGGTGGAACGACCGGAGACCCGCCTGGTGGAGATGACCGACGGGTGGGCGTCACCCGTTCAGGGTGCCGCGCGCTTCGGCGAGCTTCTGGCCAGGGCGGAAGGGGCCTACTCGGCAAATAACTCAGCCGTTCGGTCATAG
- a CDS encoding glycosyltransferase family 4 protein, with product MTKTLLVTNDFPPRPGGIQSFVHNLAVRQPAGSVVVYASRWKGADEFDAAQPFEVVREDTSVLVPTPAVARRAAELARAHDCDTVWFGAAAPLGLLADTLRRRGGIRRAVALTHGHEVGWAALPGARNLLRRIARHTDVITYLGEYTRTRLDRALHGLTDLQRLAPGVDADTYHPDAGGDEIRARHGLTGRPVLVCVSRLVARKGQDTLIRAFPEIRRRVPDAALLLVGGGPYRPTLERLARDHGIDRDVIFTGSVPWPELPAHYAAGDVYAMPCRTRNRGLDVEGLGIVYLEASATGLPVIAGDSGGAPDAVLNGETGYVVGGRDLPSLTDHAVSLLSDPTLARRLGTAGREWVAKEWRWDQQAARLTALLSA from the coding sequence GTGACCAAGACCCTGCTGGTCACGAACGACTTCCCGCCCCGCCCCGGCGGCATCCAGTCGTTCGTGCACAACCTCGCGGTCCGCCAGCCCGCCGGCAGCGTGGTCGTCTACGCGTCCCGCTGGAAGGGCGCGGACGAGTTCGACGCCGCCCAGCCGTTCGAGGTCGTCCGCGAGGACACGTCCGTCCTCGTCCCCACGCCCGCGGTCGCCCGCCGCGCCGCCGAGCTCGCCCGCGCGCACGACTGCGACACCGTCTGGTTCGGCGCCGCCGCCCCGCTCGGCCTGCTCGCCGACACGCTGCGCCGCCGCGGCGGCATCCGGCGCGCGGTCGCGCTCACCCACGGCCACGAGGTCGGCTGGGCCGCGCTCCCCGGCGCCCGCAACCTGCTGCGCCGCATCGCCCGCCACACCGACGTCATCACGTACCTGGGGGAGTACACCCGCACCCGGCTGGACCGCGCGCTGCACGGCCTCACCGACCTGCAACGCCTGGCCCCCGGCGTGGACGCCGACACGTACCACCCCGACGCCGGCGGCGACGAGATCCGCGCCCGGCACGGGCTCACCGGCCGCCCCGTCCTCGTCTGCGTCTCCCGCCTCGTCGCCCGCAAGGGCCAGGACACGCTGATCCGCGCATTCCCCGAGATCCGCCGCCGCGTCCCCGACGCCGCCCTCCTGCTGGTCGGCGGCGGCCCGTACCGCCCCACGCTCGAACGCCTCGCCCGCGACCACGGCATCGACCGCGACGTCATCTTCACCGGCAGCGTCCCCTGGCCCGAGCTCCCCGCCCACTACGCCGCCGGCGACGTCTACGCCATGCCCTGCCGCACCCGCAACCGCGGCCTCGACGTCGAGGGCCTCGGCATCGTCTACCTCGAAGCCTCCGCCACCGGCCTCCCCGTCATCGCCGGCGACTCCGGCGGCGCCCCCGACGCCGTACTGAACGGCGAAACCGGCTACGTCGTCGGCGGCCGCGACCTCCCCTCCCTGACCGACCACGCCGTCTCCCTCCTCTCCGACCCCACCCTCGCCCGGCGCCTGGGCACCGCGGGCCGCGAGTGGGTCGCGAAGGAATGGCGCTGGGACCAGCAGGCGGCCAGGCTGACAGCCCTGCTGTCAGCCTGA
- a CDS encoding Lrp/AsnC family transcriptional regulator, translated as MITAIVLIDCATDSIPEVAEKLAALPGVSEVYSTAGHVDLIAIIRVRQFEQIAEVIAGGISKVPGVINTESHIAFRAYSQHDLEEAFAIGLPETD; from the coding sequence GTGATCACCGCGATCGTCCTCATCGACTGTGCCACCGACTCCATCCCGGAGGTGGCGGAGAAACTGGCCGCACTCCCCGGCGTCAGCGAGGTCTACTCCACCGCCGGCCACGTCGACCTGATCGCGATCATCCGCGTCCGGCAGTTCGAGCAGATCGCCGAGGTCATCGCGGGCGGCATCTCCAAGGTCCCCGGCGTGATCAACACGGAGTCGCACATCGCGTTCCGCGCCTACTCCCAGCACGACCTGGAGGAGGCGTTCGCGATCGGCCTGCCGGAGACGGACTGA
- a CDS encoding NUDIX hydrolase translates to MNLRHSTALRAVAYGTFYRLPLVLRRRIVRAVVPKYVVGAVVFVHDSEAPAPGRMLLLRQPPGVSWTLPAGLLQRKEAPIDGARRELHEETGLHLSREQLIPATPNAIVHAKGWVDMCYHAFVPASTAPVRADGAEVLELRWFALDDLPRLSPATGRLLGMFGIGPSAAPGSTPSIPTRR, encoded by the coding sequence GTGAATCTCCGCCACTCCACCGCGCTGCGGGCCGTCGCGTACGGCACCTTCTACCGGTTGCCGCTGGTCCTCCGCCGTCGCATAGTCCGCGCGGTCGTGCCGAAGTACGTCGTCGGGGCCGTGGTGTTCGTGCACGACTCCGAGGCACCCGCGCCCGGCCGCATGCTGCTGCTCCGCCAGCCCCCGGGCGTGAGCTGGACGCTCCCCGCGGGCCTGCTCCAGCGGAAGGAGGCCCCGATCGACGGCGCGCGGCGCGAGCTGCACGAGGAGACCGGGTTGCACCTCAGCCGCGAGCAGCTGATCCCGGCCACGCCCAACGCGATCGTGCACGCGAAGGGCTGGGTGGACATGTGCTACCACGCGTTCGTACCCGCGTCGACCGCGCCGGTCCGCGCGGACGGCGCCGAGGTGCTGGAGCTGCGCTGGTTCGCGCTGGACGACCTGCCGCGGCTCTCCCCCGCCACCGGCCGGCTGCTCGGCATGTTCGGCATCGGCCCGTCCGCCGCGCCCGGCAGCACGCCCTCGATCCCGACCCGCCGATGA
- a CDS encoding NTP transferase domain-containing protein translates to MSDIAAVVLAAGEGQRLRPLTLTVPKALCPVGNVPLLDRALDRVEALGLPAAVNAAYLGEAVARHAEGRAHVSVEPDGPLGTGGGLARLRSWVDGRGVLLGNADAYLHDPDRDPGADIAALIDGWDGTSVRMLGRPAADGRGEFGEHDFAGFSLIPWRYVASLPDEKHEVVRSVWRPAEREGALTVVPYQGTYLDTGTPSLYLAANLHAAAGTPLIAAGAAVAPGATVRNAVIGAGARVDGDVHDAVVWPGGRVHAGETLTAAIRVGDDLTVPAALPLA, encoded by the coding sequence ATGAGCGACATCGCCGCGGTCGTCCTGGCCGCCGGAGAGGGGCAGCGGCTGCGCCCGCTCACGCTGACCGTGCCGAAGGCGCTGTGCCCGGTCGGCAACGTCCCGCTGCTGGACCGCGCGCTGGACCGGGTCGAGGCGCTCGGGCTGCCCGCCGCCGTGAACGCCGCCTACCTGGGCGAGGCCGTGGCCCGGCACGCGGAGGGGCGCGCGCACGTCTCCGTGGAGCCGGACGGGCCGCTGGGCACCGGCGGTGGGCTGGCCCGGCTCCGGTCCTGGGTGGACGGGCGCGGCGTGCTGCTCGGCAACGCGGACGCGTACCTCCATGATCCTGATCGTGATCCGGGCGCGGACATCGCCGCACTGATCGACGGCTGGGACGGCACCTCCGTCCGCATGCTCGGCCGGCCCGCCGCCGATGGCCGCGGCGAGTTCGGCGAACACGACTTCGCCGGCTTCTCGCTCATCCCGTGGCGGTACGTGGCGTCGCTGCCCGACGAGAAGCACGAGGTGGTGCGCTCCGTGTGGCGCCCGGCCGAACGGGAGGGCGCGCTCACCGTCGTGCCCTATCAGGGCACCTACCTCGACACCGGTACGCCGTCGCTGTACCTGGCCGCGAACCTGCACGCCGCCGCCGGTACGCCGCTGATCGCCGCCGGCGCCGCCGTCGCCCCCGGCGCCACCGTGCGGAACGCGGTGATCGGCGCCGGCGCCCGCGTCGACGGCGACGTCCACGACGCCGTGGTCTGGCCCGGCGGGCGGGTCCACGCCGGCGAGACGCTCACCGCCGCGATCCGGGTCGGCGACGACCTCACGGTCCCGGCCGCGCTGCCGCTAGCATGA
- a CDS encoding M48 family metallopeptidase, giving the protein MTPRWWAVLTLGVLAAALLVAALLLIPWQRPPAPRADQVAALATLPQDRVDRAREFRSTLRPATWGGLALGLVVALVLGLTPLGARLVELSGRPFGGHWVAQALLGGFAVVLLADLLTLPIGAWRHTVLVRYGLSTQGWGGWVADLLRSWAVGAVIGGVVLLGFYALTRFAPRWWWAFGAAGAATLVALLSFVVPVLVEPVFNRFTPMADGPLRTELMRLAERDGVPVREVLVADASRRTRAVNAYVSGLGPTRRIVVYDTLLKEATPEEVTSVVAHELGHARDDDVLIGTLLGALGAAAAVVALYLLGSWPALLRAAGAQDIGEPRAIALVLAVVTVAGLLSSPAQAFVSRRVEARADAHALALTGDPATFESMQARLSTVNLGDPDPPRWEYLYGATHPSTVERMAAARAYARGER; this is encoded by the coding sequence ATGACCCCTCGCTGGTGGGCGGTGCTCACGCTCGGCGTCCTCGCCGCCGCGCTGCTCGTCGCGGCGCTGTTGCTGATCCCGTGGCAGCGCCCGCCCGCGCCGCGCGCCGACCAGGTCGCGGCGCTGGCCACGCTGCCGCAGGACCGGGTCGACCGCGCCCGTGAGTTCCGCTCCACGCTGCGCCCGGCCACCTGGGGCGGTCTCGCCCTCGGTCTGGTGGTGGCGCTGGTCCTCGGCCTGACCCCGCTCGGCGCCCGCCTGGTCGAGCTGAGCGGCCGCCCGTTCGGCGGTCACTGGGTCGCGCAGGCGCTGCTCGGCGGCTTCGCCGTGGTGCTGCTCGCCGACCTGCTCACGCTGCCGATCGGCGCCTGGCGGCACACCGTGCTGGTCCGCTACGGCCTCTCCACCCAGGGCTGGGGCGGCTGGGTGGCCGACCTGCTCCGGTCCTGGGCGGTCGGCGCCGTGATCGGCGGCGTGGTCCTGCTCGGGTTCTACGCGCTCACCCGGTTCGCACCGCGGTGGTGGTGGGCGTTCGGCGCCGCCGGTGCCGCCACGCTGGTCGCGCTGCTCTCGTTCGTGGTGCCGGTGCTGGTCGAGCCGGTCTTCAACCGGTTCACGCCGATGGCCGACGGCCCGCTGCGCACCGAGCTGATGCGGCTGGCCGAGCGCGACGGCGTCCCGGTCCGCGAGGTGCTGGTCGCGGACGCGTCCCGGCGCACCCGCGCGGTCAACGCGTACGTATCCGGGCTCGGCCCCACCCGCCGCATCGTCGTCTACGACACGCTGCTGAAGGAGGCCACGCCCGAGGAGGTCACCTCCGTCGTCGCGCACGAGCTCGGCCACGCCCGGGACGACGACGTCCTCATCGGCACGCTCCTCGGCGCGCTCGGCGCCGCCGCCGCGGTCGTCGCGCTCTACCTGCTCGGCTCCTGGCCGGCCCTGCTCCGCGCGGCCGGCGCGCAGGACATCGGCGAGCCCCGCGCGATCGCGCTGGTCCTCGCGGTCGTCACGGTCGCCGGCCTGCTCTCGTCCCCGGCCCAGGCGTTCGTCAGCCGCCGCGTCGAGGCCCGGGCGGACGCGCACGCGCTGGCGCTCACCGGCGACCCCGCCACGTTCGAGTCCATGCAGGCGCGGCTGTCCACGGTCAACCTCGGCGACCCCGACCCGCCCCGCTGGGAGTACCTGTACGGTGCCACCCACCCGTCCACCGTGGAGCGGATGGCCGCGGCCCGCGCCTACGCCCGAGGGGAGCGCTGA
- a CDS encoding RelA/SpoT family protein, whose translation MDVDAGHGAALGRALPSPDVPLARRLRSLLSWQPPENDPVTKLVKMHRSVHPSGDIAVLRHAYRVADNCHRGQMRKSGDPYITHPLAVAEILAEMGMDTTTLIAALLHDTVEDTSYTLDALRGDFGDEVAHLVDGVTKFDKAFYGKAAESETIRKMIVAAGKDVRVLIIKLADRVHNMRTLDARSAASRERIAKATLDVLVPLCDKLGIQWLKRELDDVVLLHLHPEAHERISSHVANRPGWDEYLDDVVRQSKAALRRQRVTASVTPRPRHLYSIWKDTVRGEYSTPFDLPRIAIVVDGTDTDCYMALGAIHTRWRPVAGRFKDFIASPKNNLYRSLHTTVTGPEGRTVEVLIRTEAMHRLAEFGVAAPYRFPKLVARGEGADQLDWLHRVLDWEPEAKDAAVFLNSLRCELAESQIQVFCEGRPVVLPLGATSVDLAYEVGTDAGDRCVAVTVNGRAAPMLSELSEGDVVELFLDDDGGTDLLGRTEHRGPDRAWLKYVKTSHAQLQLNRRFAEEDAPGMTITDKVRLGRATIGLTLLRKHNRGLASERPLMRLAEQLGYPDLETLLVAVFDRTLDPDDLAQKLVASVDHPD comes from the coding sequence GTGGACGTCGACGCCGGCCACGGCGCCGCACTGGGACGTGCACTGCCCTCCCCCGACGTGCCCTTGGCCCGGCGGCTGCGCTCGCTGCTCTCCTGGCAGCCACCGGAGAACGACCCGGTCACCAAGCTGGTCAAGATGCACAGGTCGGTCCACCCCTCCGGAGACATCGCGGTGCTGCGGCATGCGTACCGGGTCGCGGACAACTGTCACCGGGGGCAGATGCGCAAGAGCGGCGATCCGTACATCACGCATCCGCTCGCGGTCGCGGAGATCCTCGCCGAGATGGGCATGGACACGACCACGCTGATCGCGGCGCTGCTGCACGACACGGTCGAGGACACGTCGTACACGCTGGACGCCCTCCGCGGCGACTTCGGCGACGAGGTGGCCCACCTGGTCGACGGCGTGACCAAGTTCGACAAGGCGTTCTACGGCAAGGCCGCGGAGTCCGAGACGATCCGCAAGATGATCGTGGCGGCCGGCAAGGACGTGCGCGTCCTGATCATCAAGCTCGCCGACCGGGTGCACAACATGCGCACGCTGGACGCCCGGTCCGCCGCCTCCCGCGAGCGGATCGCCAAGGCCACGCTGGACGTGCTGGTCCCGCTCTGCGACAAGCTCGGCATCCAGTGGCTCAAGCGCGAACTGGACGACGTGGTGCTGCTGCACCTGCACCCGGAGGCGCACGAGCGGATCTCCTCCCACGTGGCGAACCGGCCCGGCTGGGACGAATACCTCGACGACGTGGTGCGCCAGTCCAAGGCCGCGCTGCGGCGCCAGCGGGTGACCGCGTCCGTGACGCCCCGGCCGCGGCACCTCTACTCGATCTGGAAGGACACGGTCCGCGGGGAGTACAGCACGCCGTTCGACCTGCCCCGGATCGCGATCGTGGTCGACGGCACGGACACGGACTGCTACATGGCGCTCGGCGCGATCCACACCCGGTGGCGCCCGGTCGCCGGACGGTTCAAGGACTTCATCGCCTCGCCGAAGAACAACCTCTACCGCTCGCTGCACACCACGGTCACCGGGCCGGAGGGGCGCACGGTCGAGGTGCTGATCCGCACGGAGGCGATGCACCGCCTCGCGGAGTTCGGCGTGGCCGCGCCGTACCGGTTCCCCAAGCTGGTCGCCCGCGGCGAGGGCGCGGACCAGCTGGACTGGCTGCACCGCGTGCTCGACTGGGAGCCGGAGGCGAAGGACGCGGCGGTCTTCCTCAACTCCCTCCGATGTGAACTCGCCGAGTCACAGATCCAGGTTTTCTGCGAGGGGCGGCCGGTGGTGCTGCCCCTCGGTGCTACCTCCGTCGACCTCGCCTACGAGGTGGGAACGGACGCCGGCGACCGCTGCGTGGCCGTGACGGTCAACGGGCGGGCCGCGCCGATGCTCTCCGAGCTGTCCGAGGGCGACGTGGTGGAGCTGTTCCTGGACGACGACGGCGGCACCGACCTGCTCGGCCGCACCGAGCACCGGGGCCCGGACCGCGCCTGGCTGAAGTACGTCAAGACCTCGCACGCGCAGTTGCAGCTCAACCGCCGGTTCGCGGAGGAGGACGCGCCCGGCATGACCATCACCGACAAGGTACGGCTCGGGCGTGCCACGATCGGCCTGACGCTGCTGCGCAAGCACAACCGCGGGCTGGCCAGCGAGCGCCCGCTGATGCGGCTCGCCGAGCAGCTCGGCTACCCGGACCTGGAGACGCTGCTGGTGGCCGTGTTCGACCGCACGCTCGACCCGGACGACCTCGCGCAGAAGCTGGTCGCCTCCGTGGATCACCCGGACTGA
- a CDS encoding alpha/beta hydrolase family protein, translating into MLILDRSADRIAVRVYPSPSPTAPAVVILPAMGVPAAYYRRFAEALHDAGLLVAVADLRGTGASTPPTSAGSAHGYAELVDDVAAVLHALAPQLTGRRRILLGHSLGGQLAVLHLALRPDTAVDALVLVAAGLPHWRNFRGTLRHGIRPFAHIMNATATIARFWPGWGFGGRQPRRVIRDWSHVVRTGHFPPINGTTPALESITRPVLAVSVDGDTLMPPPTVDDLCGRLTSAPVTRLHYDPSTSGAPMNHFTWVKAAAPLAARVASFAA; encoded by the coding sequence TTGCTGATCCTCGACCGCAGCGCCGACCGCATCGCCGTGCGGGTGTATCCATCCCCGTCACCCACCGCCCCCGCCGTGGTGATCCTGCCCGCCATGGGCGTACCGGCCGCTTACTACCGCCGGTTCGCCGAGGCGCTGCACGACGCCGGCCTCCTGGTCGCCGTCGCCGACCTGCGCGGCACCGGAGCCAGCACCCCACCCACCTCCGCCGGCTCCGCACACGGCTACGCCGAGCTGGTCGACGACGTCGCCGCGGTCCTCCACGCCCTCGCACCCCAGCTCACCGGCCGCCGCCGAATCCTGCTCGGACACTCACTCGGCGGCCAGCTCGCCGTACTCCACCTGGCACTGCGCCCGGACACCGCCGTGGACGCACTCGTCCTGGTCGCCGCCGGCCTCCCCCACTGGCGCAACTTCCGCGGCACCCTCCGCCACGGCATCCGCCCCTTCGCCCACATCATGAACGCCACCGCCACCATCGCCCGCTTCTGGCCCGGCTGGGGCTTCGGCGGCCGCCAGCCCCGCCGCGTCATCCGCGACTGGTCCCACGTGGTCCGCACCGGCCATTTCCCACCGATCAACGGCACCACACCGGCGCTGGAGTCCATCACCCGGCCGGTGCTAGCGGTCTCCGTCGACGGCGACACCCTCATGCCACCACCCACGGTCGACGACCTCTGTGGTCGCCTGACCTCCGCCCCGGTGACCCGCCTCCACTACGACCCCAGCACCTCCGGCGCGCCGATGAACCACTTCACCTGGGTCAAGGCCGCGGCGCCACTGGCCGCCCGGGTGGCATCCTTCGCCGCGTGA